The following coding sequences lie in one Oncorhynchus kisutch isolate 150728-3 linkage group LG3, Okis_V2, whole genome shotgun sequence genomic window:
- the LOC109874528 gene encoding eukaryotic translation initiation factor 4 gamma 2 isoform X3 — translation MLGNIKFIGELGKLDLIHESILHKCIKTLLEKKKRVQLKDMGEDLECLCQIMRTVGPRLDHEKARSLMDQYFGRMKSLMNNKDLPARIRFLVQDSVELRENNWVARKAFIDNGPKTINQIRQEAVKDLGVFIPPMAQGMRTDFFLEGPFMPRMKLDRETLGGLADMFGQMPGSGIGTGPGVIQDRYSPTMSRHRTNPLFNGHSGHTAPATQSQFEMGGKPFIKSNQGQNQIFQNQNHSQQQQAQSKDMAPRFIKKGSLNADEISLRPAQSFLLNTNQVPKLQPQIPTMISPSAQPPRTQTPPLGQPPLLGLKTNPPPIQEKPPKTTKKPPPAKEELLKMTETIVTDYLNSKNIDEAVNCVREMKAPKHFLPEMLSKIVICSLDCPDEDKEHASTLIHTLRTEGLVTGESFMRAFLSVLDQCPKIEVDVPLVKSYLAQFAARAIIADLVSMDELAHPLENGTHFPLFLLCLQQTAKLKDREWLTDLFQQSKVNMQKMLPEIDQNKDRMLEILEGKGLSFLFPLMKLEKELLKQIKTDPSPQSIYKWIKDNISPKLHTDKGFVNILMTSFLQYIAQEINANEEEDQLSAPTKEQLDQEKQLLLAFKPVMQKFLHDHQDLQVSALYALQVHCNAKAFPKGMLLRYFVHFYDMEIIEEEAFLAWKEDITQEFPGKGKALFQVNQWLTWLETAEEEESEEEAD, via the exons ATGCTGGGCAATATCAAATTCATCGGGGAACTTGGCAAACTTGATCTTATCCATGAATCTATCCTTCATAAGTGCATCAAAACA cttttggaAAAGAAGAAGAGAGTCCAACTTAAGGATATGGGGGAAGATTTGGAGTGCCTCTGTCAGATAATGAGAACAGTGGGGCCTAGACTCGATCATGAAAAGGCTAGG TCTTTAATGGATCAGTACTTTGGCCGTATGAAATCCTTAATGAACAACAAGGACTTGCCGGCAAGGATTCGTTTCCTGGTGCAGGATTCAGTGGAGTTGCGAGAGAACAATTGGGTGGCTCGCAAAGCTTTTATCGATAATGGACCAAAGACGATTAACCAGATTCGTCAGGAAGCAGTAAAA GATTTGGGTGTTTTTATTCCACCAATGGCCCAGGGAATGAGGACTGACTTCTTTTTGGAGGGGCCCTTCATGCCTAGGATGAAACTTGACAGGGAAACTCTTGGAGGGTTGGCGGATATGTTTGGACAGATGCCAG GGAGTGGGATCGGCACAGGCCCTGGAGTGATTCAGGACCGGTATTCACCCACCATGAGCCGTCACCGCACCAACCCACTCTTCAATGGCCACAGTGGGCACACAGCCCCCGCTACCCAGTCTCAGTTTGAGATGGGAGGCAAGCCCTTCATCAAATCTAACCAG GGGCAGAATCAAATTTTCCAGAACCAGAATCACTCGCAGCAACAGCAGGCTCAGTCTAAGGACATGGCACCGCGTTTCATCAAGAAAGGATCGCTCAACGCTGATGAG ATCAGTCTAAGGCCGGCACAGTCATTCCTTCTCAACACAAACCAAGTCCCAAAGTTGCAGCCACAGATACCAACAATGATTTCGCCAAGTGCTCAACCTCCACGCACTCAAACACCACCACTGGGACAG CCTCCTCTGCTTGGTCTGAAAACCAACCCTCCTCCAATTCAGGAAAAACCTCCAAAGACCACCAAGAAACCGCCTCCTGCAAAGGAAGAGTTGCTTAAGATGACC GAGACCATAGTGACCGATTACCTGAACAGCAAAAACATTGATGAAGCTGTGAACTGTGTAAGAGAGATGAAGGCTCCCAAACACTTCCTGCCTGAGATGTTGAGCAAGATCGTGATCTGTTCTCTTGACTGCCCAGATGAAGACAAGGAGCATGCCAGCACCTTGATCCACACACTCCGCACAGAGGGCCTTGTTACTGGGGAGAGCTTCATGCGG gcTTTCCTCAGTGTTCTGGACCAGTGTCCCAAGATCGAAGTGGACGTTCCTCTGGTGAAGTCCTACCTGGCCCAGTTTGCGGCTCGAGCCATCATCGCAGACCTGGTGAGCATGGATGAGCTGGCCCACCCTCTGGAGAATGGCACCCACTTTCCCCTCTTCCTGCTTTGTCTGCAACAGACTGCCAAGCTGAAGGATCGAGAGTGGCTCACTGATCTATTCCAGCAAAGCAAGGTCAACATGCAGAAGATGCTGCCTG AAATCGACCAAAACAAAGATCGCATGCTAGAGATCTTGGAGGGCAAAGGCCTGAGCTTCTTATTCCCACTCATGAAGCTGGAAAAGGAACTGCTGAAGCAGATCAAAACAGACCCCTCTCCCCAGTCCATCTACAAGTGGATCAAGGACAACATCTCCCCTAAGCTCCACACTGACAAGGGCTTCGTCAACATCCTCATGACCAG TTTCTTGCAGTACATTGCCCAAGAGATAAATGCCAATGAAGAAGAAGACCAGTTATCAGCCCCCACTAAAGAACAGCTGGACCAGGAGAAGCAGCTGCTGCTGGCCTTCAAGCCAGTGATGCAGAAGTTCCTGCATGATCACCAGGACCTGCAAGTCAGTGCCCTCTACGCACTGCAGGTCCACTGCAACGCTAAAGCTTTCCCTAAAG GCATGTTACTGCGCTATTTTGTCCACTTCTACGATATGGAAATCATTGAAGAAGAAGCCTTCCTTGCATGGAAAGAAGACATAACTCAAGAGTTTCCTGGAAAGGGAAAAGCATTATTCCAG GTGAACCAGTGGCTGACCTGGCTGGAGACTGCTGAGGAAGAGGAGTCTGAGGAGGAAGCTGACTGA
- the LOC109874528 gene encoding eukaryotic translation initiation factor 4 gamma 2 isoform X1, translating to MLGNIKFIGELGKLDLIHESILHKCIKTLLEKKKRVQLKDMGEDLECLCQIMRTVGPRLDHEKARSLMDQYFGRMKSLMNNKDLPARIRFLVQDSVELRENNWVARKAFIDNGPKTINQIRQEAVKDLGVFIPPMAQGMRTDFFLEGPFMPRMKLDRETLGGLADMFGQMPGSGIGTGPGVIQDRYSPTMSRHRTNPLFNGHSGHTAPATQSQFEMGGKPFIKSNQGQNQIFQNQNHSQQQQAQSKDMAPRFIKKGSLNADEVQHLISLRPAQSFLLNTNQVPKLQPQIPTMISPSAQPPRTQTPPLGQPPLLGLKTNPPPIQEKPPKTTKKPPPAKEELLKMTETIVTDYLNSKNIDEAVNCVREMKAPKHFLPEMLSKIVICSLDCPDEDKEHASTLIHTLRTEGLVTGESFMRAFLSVLDQCPKIEVDVPLVKSYLAQFAARAIIADLVSMDELAHPLENGTHFPLFLLCLQQTAKLKDREWLTDLFQQSKVNMQKMLPEIDQNKDRMLEILEGKGLSFLFPLMKLEKELLKQIKTDPSPQSIYKWIKDNISPKLHTDKGFVNILMTSFLQYIAQEINANEEEDQLSAPTKEQLDQEKQLLLAFKPVMQKFLHDHQDLQVSALYALQVHCNAKAFPKGMLLRYFVHFYDMEIIEEEAFLAWKEDITQEFPGKGKALFQVNQWLTWLETAEEEESEEEAD from the exons ATGCTGGGCAATATCAAATTCATCGGGGAACTTGGCAAACTTGATCTTATCCATGAATCTATCCTTCATAAGTGCATCAAAACA cttttggaAAAGAAGAAGAGAGTCCAACTTAAGGATATGGGGGAAGATTTGGAGTGCCTCTGTCAGATAATGAGAACAGTGGGGCCTAGACTCGATCATGAAAAGGCTAGG TCTTTAATGGATCAGTACTTTGGCCGTATGAAATCCTTAATGAACAACAAGGACTTGCCGGCAAGGATTCGTTTCCTGGTGCAGGATTCAGTGGAGTTGCGAGAGAACAATTGGGTGGCTCGCAAAGCTTTTATCGATAATGGACCAAAGACGATTAACCAGATTCGTCAGGAAGCAGTAAAA GATTTGGGTGTTTTTATTCCACCAATGGCCCAGGGAATGAGGACTGACTTCTTTTTGGAGGGGCCCTTCATGCCTAGGATGAAACTTGACAGGGAAACTCTTGGAGGGTTGGCGGATATGTTTGGACAGATGCCAG GGAGTGGGATCGGCACAGGCCCTGGAGTGATTCAGGACCGGTATTCACCCACCATGAGCCGTCACCGCACCAACCCACTCTTCAATGGCCACAGTGGGCACACAGCCCCCGCTACCCAGTCTCAGTTTGAGATGGGAGGCAAGCCCTTCATCAAATCTAACCAG GGGCAGAATCAAATTTTCCAGAACCAGAATCACTCGCAGCAACAGCAGGCTCAGTCTAAGGACATGGCACCGCGTTTCATCAAGAAAGGATCGCTCAACGCTGATGAGGTACAACACCTG ATCAGTCTAAGGCCGGCACAGTCATTCCTTCTCAACACAAACCAAGTCCCAAAGTTGCAGCCACAGATACCAACAATGATTTCGCCAAGTGCTCAACCTCCACGCACTCAAACACCACCACTGGGACAG CCTCCTCTGCTTGGTCTGAAAACCAACCCTCCTCCAATTCAGGAAAAACCTCCAAAGACCACCAAGAAACCGCCTCCTGCAAAGGAAGAGTTGCTTAAGATGACC GAGACCATAGTGACCGATTACCTGAACAGCAAAAACATTGATGAAGCTGTGAACTGTGTAAGAGAGATGAAGGCTCCCAAACACTTCCTGCCTGAGATGTTGAGCAAGATCGTGATCTGTTCTCTTGACTGCCCAGATGAAGACAAGGAGCATGCCAGCACCTTGATCCACACACTCCGCACAGAGGGCCTTGTTACTGGGGAGAGCTTCATGCGG gcTTTCCTCAGTGTTCTGGACCAGTGTCCCAAGATCGAAGTGGACGTTCCTCTGGTGAAGTCCTACCTGGCCCAGTTTGCGGCTCGAGCCATCATCGCAGACCTGGTGAGCATGGATGAGCTGGCCCACCCTCTGGAGAATGGCACCCACTTTCCCCTCTTCCTGCTTTGTCTGCAACAGACTGCCAAGCTGAAGGATCGAGAGTGGCTCACTGATCTATTCCAGCAAAGCAAGGTCAACATGCAGAAGATGCTGCCTG AAATCGACCAAAACAAAGATCGCATGCTAGAGATCTTGGAGGGCAAAGGCCTGAGCTTCTTATTCCCACTCATGAAGCTGGAAAAGGAACTGCTGAAGCAGATCAAAACAGACCCCTCTCCCCAGTCCATCTACAAGTGGATCAAGGACAACATCTCCCCTAAGCTCCACACTGACAAGGGCTTCGTCAACATCCTCATGACCAG TTTCTTGCAGTACATTGCCCAAGAGATAAATGCCAATGAAGAAGAAGACCAGTTATCAGCCCCCACTAAAGAACAGCTGGACCAGGAGAAGCAGCTGCTGCTGGCCTTCAAGCCAGTGATGCAGAAGTTCCTGCATGATCACCAGGACCTGCAAGTCAGTGCCCTCTACGCACTGCAGGTCCACTGCAACGCTAAAGCTTTCCCTAAAG GCATGTTACTGCGCTATTTTGTCCACTTCTACGATATGGAAATCATTGAAGAAGAAGCCTTCCTTGCATGGAAAGAAGACATAACTCAAGAGTTTCCTGGAAAGGGAAAAGCATTATTCCAG GTGAACCAGTGGCTGACCTGGCTGGAGACTGCTGAGGAAGAGGAGTCTGAGGAGGAAGCTGACTGA
- the LOC109874528 gene encoding eukaryotic translation initiation factor 4 gamma 2 isoform X2 gives MLGNIKFIGELGKLDLIHESILHKCIKTLLEKKKRVQLKDMGEDLECLCQIMRTVGPRLDHEKARSLMDQYFGRMKSLMNNKDLPARIRFLVQDSVELRENNWVARKAFIDNGPKTINQIRQEAVKDLGVFIPPMAQGMRTDFFLEGPFMPRMKLDRETLGGLADMFGQMPGSGIGTGPGVIQDRYSPTMSRHRTNPLFNGHSGHTAPATQSQFEMGGKPFIKSNQNQIFQNQNHSQQQQAQSKDMAPRFIKKGSLNADEVQHLISLRPAQSFLLNTNQVPKLQPQIPTMISPSAQPPRTQTPPLGQPPLLGLKTNPPPIQEKPPKTTKKPPPAKEELLKMTETIVTDYLNSKNIDEAVNCVREMKAPKHFLPEMLSKIVICSLDCPDEDKEHASTLIHTLRTEGLVTGESFMRAFLSVLDQCPKIEVDVPLVKSYLAQFAARAIIADLVSMDELAHPLENGTHFPLFLLCLQQTAKLKDREWLTDLFQQSKVNMQKMLPEIDQNKDRMLEILEGKGLSFLFPLMKLEKELLKQIKTDPSPQSIYKWIKDNISPKLHTDKGFVNILMTSFLQYIAQEINANEEEDQLSAPTKEQLDQEKQLLLAFKPVMQKFLHDHQDLQVSALYALQVHCNAKAFPKGMLLRYFVHFYDMEIIEEEAFLAWKEDITQEFPGKGKALFQVNQWLTWLETAEEEESEEEAD, from the exons ATGCTGGGCAATATCAAATTCATCGGGGAACTTGGCAAACTTGATCTTATCCATGAATCTATCCTTCATAAGTGCATCAAAACA cttttggaAAAGAAGAAGAGAGTCCAACTTAAGGATATGGGGGAAGATTTGGAGTGCCTCTGTCAGATAATGAGAACAGTGGGGCCTAGACTCGATCATGAAAAGGCTAGG TCTTTAATGGATCAGTACTTTGGCCGTATGAAATCCTTAATGAACAACAAGGACTTGCCGGCAAGGATTCGTTTCCTGGTGCAGGATTCAGTGGAGTTGCGAGAGAACAATTGGGTGGCTCGCAAAGCTTTTATCGATAATGGACCAAAGACGATTAACCAGATTCGTCAGGAAGCAGTAAAA GATTTGGGTGTTTTTATTCCACCAATGGCCCAGGGAATGAGGACTGACTTCTTTTTGGAGGGGCCCTTCATGCCTAGGATGAAACTTGACAGGGAAACTCTTGGAGGGTTGGCGGATATGTTTGGACAGATGCCAG GGAGTGGGATCGGCACAGGCCCTGGAGTGATTCAGGACCGGTATTCACCCACCATGAGCCGTCACCGCACCAACCCACTCTTCAATGGCCACAGTGGGCACACAGCCCCCGCTACCCAGTCTCAGTTTGAGATGGGAGGCAAGCCCTTCATCAAATCTAACCAG AATCAAATTTTCCAGAACCAGAATCACTCGCAGCAACAGCAGGCTCAGTCTAAGGACATGGCACCGCGTTTCATCAAGAAAGGATCGCTCAACGCTGATGAGGTACAACACCTG ATCAGTCTAAGGCCGGCACAGTCATTCCTTCTCAACACAAACCAAGTCCCAAAGTTGCAGCCACAGATACCAACAATGATTTCGCCAAGTGCTCAACCTCCACGCACTCAAACACCACCACTGGGACAG CCTCCTCTGCTTGGTCTGAAAACCAACCCTCCTCCAATTCAGGAAAAACCTCCAAAGACCACCAAGAAACCGCCTCCTGCAAAGGAAGAGTTGCTTAAGATGACC GAGACCATAGTGACCGATTACCTGAACAGCAAAAACATTGATGAAGCTGTGAACTGTGTAAGAGAGATGAAGGCTCCCAAACACTTCCTGCCTGAGATGTTGAGCAAGATCGTGATCTGTTCTCTTGACTGCCCAGATGAAGACAAGGAGCATGCCAGCACCTTGATCCACACACTCCGCACAGAGGGCCTTGTTACTGGGGAGAGCTTCATGCGG gcTTTCCTCAGTGTTCTGGACCAGTGTCCCAAGATCGAAGTGGACGTTCCTCTGGTGAAGTCCTACCTGGCCCAGTTTGCGGCTCGAGCCATCATCGCAGACCTGGTGAGCATGGATGAGCTGGCCCACCCTCTGGAGAATGGCACCCACTTTCCCCTCTTCCTGCTTTGTCTGCAACAGACTGCCAAGCTGAAGGATCGAGAGTGGCTCACTGATCTATTCCAGCAAAGCAAGGTCAACATGCAGAAGATGCTGCCTG AAATCGACCAAAACAAAGATCGCATGCTAGAGATCTTGGAGGGCAAAGGCCTGAGCTTCTTATTCCCACTCATGAAGCTGGAAAAGGAACTGCTGAAGCAGATCAAAACAGACCCCTCTCCCCAGTCCATCTACAAGTGGATCAAGGACAACATCTCCCCTAAGCTCCACACTGACAAGGGCTTCGTCAACATCCTCATGACCAG TTTCTTGCAGTACATTGCCCAAGAGATAAATGCCAATGAAGAAGAAGACCAGTTATCAGCCCCCACTAAAGAACAGCTGGACCAGGAGAAGCAGCTGCTGCTGGCCTTCAAGCCAGTGATGCAGAAGTTCCTGCATGATCACCAGGACCTGCAAGTCAGTGCCCTCTACGCACTGCAGGTCCACTGCAACGCTAAAGCTTTCCCTAAAG GCATGTTACTGCGCTATTTTGTCCACTTCTACGATATGGAAATCATTGAAGAAGAAGCCTTCCTTGCATGGAAAGAAGACATAACTCAAGAGTTTCCTGGAAAGGGAAAAGCATTATTCCAG GTGAACCAGTGGCTGACCTGGCTGGAGACTGCTGAGGAAGAGGAGTCTGAGGAGGAAGCTGACTGA
- the LOC109874528 gene encoding eukaryotic translation initiation factor 4 gamma 2 isoform X5 — MLGNIKFIGELGKLDLIHESILHKCIKTLLEKKKRVQLKDMGEDLECLCQIMRTVGPRLDHEKARSLMDQYFGRMKSLMNNKDLPARIRFLVQDSVELRENNWVARKAFIDNGPKTINQIRQEAVKDLGVFIPPMAQGMRTDFFLEGPFMPRMKLDRETLGGLADMFGQMPGSGIGTGPGVIQDRYSPTMSRHRTNPLFNGHSGHTAPATQSQFEMGGKPFIKSNQNQNHSQQQQAQSKDMAPRFIKKGSLNADEVQHLISLRPAQSFLLNTNQVPKLQPQIPTMISPSAQPPRTQTPPLGQPPLLGLKTNPPPIQEKPPKTTKKPPPAKEELLKMTETIVTDYLNSKNIDEAVNCVREMKAPKHFLPEMLSKIVICSLDCPDEDKEHASTLIHTLRTEGLVTGESFMRAFLSVLDQCPKIEVDVPLVKSYLAQFAARAIIADLVSMDELAHPLENGTHFPLFLLCLQQTAKLKDREWLTDLFQQSKVNMQKMLPEIDQNKDRMLEILEGKGLSFLFPLMKLEKELLKQIKTDPSPQSIYKWIKDNISPKLHTDKGFVNILMTSFLQYIAQEINANEEEDQLSAPTKEQLDQEKQLLLAFKPVMQKFLHDHQDLQVSALYALQVHCNAKAFPKGMLLRYFVHFYDMEIIEEEAFLAWKEDITQEFPGKGKALFQVNQWLTWLETAEEEESEEEAD, encoded by the exons ATGCTGGGCAATATCAAATTCATCGGGGAACTTGGCAAACTTGATCTTATCCATGAATCTATCCTTCATAAGTGCATCAAAACA cttttggaAAAGAAGAAGAGAGTCCAACTTAAGGATATGGGGGAAGATTTGGAGTGCCTCTGTCAGATAATGAGAACAGTGGGGCCTAGACTCGATCATGAAAAGGCTAGG TCTTTAATGGATCAGTACTTTGGCCGTATGAAATCCTTAATGAACAACAAGGACTTGCCGGCAAGGATTCGTTTCCTGGTGCAGGATTCAGTGGAGTTGCGAGAGAACAATTGGGTGGCTCGCAAAGCTTTTATCGATAATGGACCAAAGACGATTAACCAGATTCGTCAGGAAGCAGTAAAA GATTTGGGTGTTTTTATTCCACCAATGGCCCAGGGAATGAGGACTGACTTCTTTTTGGAGGGGCCCTTCATGCCTAGGATGAAACTTGACAGGGAAACTCTTGGAGGGTTGGCGGATATGTTTGGACAGATGCCAG GGAGTGGGATCGGCACAGGCCCTGGAGTGATTCAGGACCGGTATTCACCCACCATGAGCCGTCACCGCACCAACCCACTCTTCAATGGCCACAGTGGGCACACAGCCCCCGCTACCCAGTCTCAGTTTGAGATGGGAGGCAAGCCCTTCATCAAATCTAACCAG AACCAGAATCACTCGCAGCAACAGCAGGCTCAGTCTAAGGACATGGCACCGCGTTTCATCAAGAAAGGATCGCTCAACGCTGATGAGGTACAACACCTG ATCAGTCTAAGGCCGGCACAGTCATTCCTTCTCAACACAAACCAAGTCCCAAAGTTGCAGCCACAGATACCAACAATGATTTCGCCAAGTGCTCAACCTCCACGCACTCAAACACCACCACTGGGACAG CCTCCTCTGCTTGGTCTGAAAACCAACCCTCCTCCAATTCAGGAAAAACCTCCAAAGACCACCAAGAAACCGCCTCCTGCAAAGGAAGAGTTGCTTAAGATGACC GAGACCATAGTGACCGATTACCTGAACAGCAAAAACATTGATGAAGCTGTGAACTGTGTAAGAGAGATGAAGGCTCCCAAACACTTCCTGCCTGAGATGTTGAGCAAGATCGTGATCTGTTCTCTTGACTGCCCAGATGAAGACAAGGAGCATGCCAGCACCTTGATCCACACACTCCGCACAGAGGGCCTTGTTACTGGGGAGAGCTTCATGCGG gcTTTCCTCAGTGTTCTGGACCAGTGTCCCAAGATCGAAGTGGACGTTCCTCTGGTGAAGTCCTACCTGGCCCAGTTTGCGGCTCGAGCCATCATCGCAGACCTGGTGAGCATGGATGAGCTGGCCCACCCTCTGGAGAATGGCACCCACTTTCCCCTCTTCCTGCTTTGTCTGCAACAGACTGCCAAGCTGAAGGATCGAGAGTGGCTCACTGATCTATTCCAGCAAAGCAAGGTCAACATGCAGAAGATGCTGCCTG AAATCGACCAAAACAAAGATCGCATGCTAGAGATCTTGGAGGGCAAAGGCCTGAGCTTCTTATTCCCACTCATGAAGCTGGAAAAGGAACTGCTGAAGCAGATCAAAACAGACCCCTCTCCCCAGTCCATCTACAAGTGGATCAAGGACAACATCTCCCCTAAGCTCCACACTGACAAGGGCTTCGTCAACATCCTCATGACCAG TTTCTTGCAGTACATTGCCCAAGAGATAAATGCCAATGAAGAAGAAGACCAGTTATCAGCCCCCACTAAAGAACAGCTGGACCAGGAGAAGCAGCTGCTGCTGGCCTTCAAGCCAGTGATGCAGAAGTTCCTGCATGATCACCAGGACCTGCAAGTCAGTGCCCTCTACGCACTGCAGGTCCACTGCAACGCTAAAGCTTTCCCTAAAG GCATGTTACTGCGCTATTTTGTCCACTTCTACGATATGGAAATCATTGAAGAAGAAGCCTTCCTTGCATGGAAAGAAGACATAACTCAAGAGTTTCCTGGAAAGGGAAAAGCATTATTCCAG GTGAACCAGTGGCTGACCTGGCTGGAGACTGCTGAGGAAGAGGAGTCTGAGGAGGAAGCTGACTGA
- the LOC109874528 gene encoding eukaryotic translation initiation factor 4 gamma 2 isoform X4, producing MLGNIKFIGELGKLDLIHESILHKCIKTLLEKKKRVQLKDMGEDLECLCQIMRTVGPRLDHEKARSLMDQYFGRMKSLMNNKDLPARIRFLVQDSVELRENNWVARKAFIDNGPKTINQIRQEAVKDLGVFIPPMAQGMRTDFFLEGPFMPRMKLDRETLGGLADMFGQMPGSGIGTGPGVIQDRYSPTMSRHRTNPLFNGHSGHTAPATQSQFEMGGKPFIKSNQNQIFQNQNHSQQQQAQSKDMAPRFIKKGSLNADEISLRPAQSFLLNTNQVPKLQPQIPTMISPSAQPPRTQTPPLGQPPLLGLKTNPPPIQEKPPKTTKKPPPAKEELLKMTETIVTDYLNSKNIDEAVNCVREMKAPKHFLPEMLSKIVICSLDCPDEDKEHASTLIHTLRTEGLVTGESFMRAFLSVLDQCPKIEVDVPLVKSYLAQFAARAIIADLVSMDELAHPLENGTHFPLFLLCLQQTAKLKDREWLTDLFQQSKVNMQKMLPEIDQNKDRMLEILEGKGLSFLFPLMKLEKELLKQIKTDPSPQSIYKWIKDNISPKLHTDKGFVNILMTSFLQYIAQEINANEEEDQLSAPTKEQLDQEKQLLLAFKPVMQKFLHDHQDLQVSALYALQVHCNAKAFPKGMLLRYFVHFYDMEIIEEEAFLAWKEDITQEFPGKGKALFQVNQWLTWLETAEEEESEEEAD from the exons ATGCTGGGCAATATCAAATTCATCGGGGAACTTGGCAAACTTGATCTTATCCATGAATCTATCCTTCATAAGTGCATCAAAACA cttttggaAAAGAAGAAGAGAGTCCAACTTAAGGATATGGGGGAAGATTTGGAGTGCCTCTGTCAGATAATGAGAACAGTGGGGCCTAGACTCGATCATGAAAAGGCTAGG TCTTTAATGGATCAGTACTTTGGCCGTATGAAATCCTTAATGAACAACAAGGACTTGCCGGCAAGGATTCGTTTCCTGGTGCAGGATTCAGTGGAGTTGCGAGAGAACAATTGGGTGGCTCGCAAAGCTTTTATCGATAATGGACCAAAGACGATTAACCAGATTCGTCAGGAAGCAGTAAAA GATTTGGGTGTTTTTATTCCACCAATGGCCCAGGGAATGAGGACTGACTTCTTTTTGGAGGGGCCCTTCATGCCTAGGATGAAACTTGACAGGGAAACTCTTGGAGGGTTGGCGGATATGTTTGGACAGATGCCAG GGAGTGGGATCGGCACAGGCCCTGGAGTGATTCAGGACCGGTATTCACCCACCATGAGCCGTCACCGCACCAACCCACTCTTCAATGGCCACAGTGGGCACACAGCCCCCGCTACCCAGTCTCAGTTTGAGATGGGAGGCAAGCCCTTCATCAAATCTAACCAG AATCAAATTTTCCAGAACCAGAATCACTCGCAGCAACAGCAGGCTCAGTCTAAGGACATGGCACCGCGTTTCATCAAGAAAGGATCGCTCAACGCTGATGAG ATCAGTCTAAGGCCGGCACAGTCATTCCTTCTCAACACAAACCAAGTCCCAAAGTTGCAGCCACAGATACCAACAATGATTTCGCCAAGTGCTCAACCTCCACGCACTCAAACACCACCACTGGGACAG CCTCCTCTGCTTGGTCTGAAAACCAACCCTCCTCCAATTCAGGAAAAACCTCCAAAGACCACCAAGAAACCGCCTCCTGCAAAGGAAGAGTTGCTTAAGATGACC GAGACCATAGTGACCGATTACCTGAACAGCAAAAACATTGATGAAGCTGTGAACTGTGTAAGAGAGATGAAGGCTCCCAAACACTTCCTGCCTGAGATGTTGAGCAAGATCGTGATCTGTTCTCTTGACTGCCCAGATGAAGACAAGGAGCATGCCAGCACCTTGATCCACACACTCCGCACAGAGGGCCTTGTTACTGGGGAGAGCTTCATGCGG gcTTTCCTCAGTGTTCTGGACCAGTGTCCCAAGATCGAAGTGGACGTTCCTCTGGTGAAGTCCTACCTGGCCCAGTTTGCGGCTCGAGCCATCATCGCAGACCTGGTGAGCATGGATGAGCTGGCCCACCCTCTGGAGAATGGCACCCACTTTCCCCTCTTCCTGCTTTGTCTGCAACAGACTGCCAAGCTGAAGGATCGAGAGTGGCTCACTGATCTATTCCAGCAAAGCAAGGTCAACATGCAGAAGATGCTGCCTG AAATCGACCAAAACAAAGATCGCATGCTAGAGATCTTGGAGGGCAAAGGCCTGAGCTTCTTATTCCCACTCATGAAGCTGGAAAAGGAACTGCTGAAGCAGATCAAAACAGACCCCTCTCCCCAGTCCATCTACAAGTGGATCAAGGACAACATCTCCCCTAAGCTCCACACTGACAAGGGCTTCGTCAACATCCTCATGACCAG TTTCTTGCAGTACATTGCCCAAGAGATAAATGCCAATGAAGAAGAAGACCAGTTATCAGCCCCCACTAAAGAACAGCTGGACCAGGAGAAGCAGCTGCTGCTGGCCTTCAAGCCAGTGATGCAGAAGTTCCTGCATGATCACCAGGACCTGCAAGTCAGTGCCCTCTACGCACTGCAGGTCCACTGCAACGCTAAAGCTTTCCCTAAAG GCATGTTACTGCGCTATTTTGTCCACTTCTACGATATGGAAATCATTGAAGAAGAAGCCTTCCTTGCATGGAAAGAAGACATAACTCAAGAGTTTCCTGGAAAGGGAAAAGCATTATTCCAG GTGAACCAGTGGCTGACCTGGCTGGAGACTGCTGAGGAAGAGGAGTCTGAGGAGGAAGCTGACTGA